The DNA sequence GATGCTTCCTGAGAGTTTTTTGATGCATTGTTGATGACAAAGTAGAAGGGAATGCCGAAAAGAATGGCAGCCATGATGACTCCGGTTATTTCTGACACTAATCTTTTTGTTTTTGAAATCACAGGTCTACCTCTTTGGAATTAAGAAATTTGTAGACAGGAAAGGCTATGGCCGACACCATGAGAAAGAGGATAACATTCCCCGCTGTAGACAGGCCGTAAAAGCCGCTGCTGTATTGTTTATAAATGATGGAGGAGAGAAGGTCTGTCGTAAATCCGGGTCCGCCTCTCGTCATACTCCACACCAGATCAAAGGTTCTGAGTCCGCCAATCAAGGCCAGGATAATCACTGAATTAATGGCCGGCCTGCTCAAGGGAAGAGTGATGTGCAGGAATTTGGCCATGCTACCGCCCCCGTCGATCTGAAGGGCCTCATAATATTGTTCCGGAATCGACATGATACCGGCGATGAATATGACTGTTGCCACACCCACACCCTTCCAGACATCCACGGCTATAATGGATAACAGGGCAATTTTTACATTCCCCAGCCAGTCCGGTCCATTGAGACCAAGGGTATTGAGGATTGTATTGATGACACCCCTGGTAGGG is a window from the Oceanispirochaeta sp. genome containing:
- a CDS encoding carbohydrate ABC transporter permease; this translates as DIIMPKKQNSHYSYFFLLPAGLIFLIFFLIPALSSFFFSLTRWNLTDWTFIGLENFQIFFSEDSLSIGFKNTFIYAFLTCGLKVVIGLGLAVYLCSPIRTKNFMRAIIFFPNLISTIAVGITFNSLMHPTRGVINTILNTLGLNGPDWLGNVKIALLSIIAVDVWKGVGVATVIFIAGIMSIPEQYYEALQIDGGGSMAKFLHITLPLSRPAINSVIILALIGGLRTFDLVWSMTRGGPGFTTDLLSSIIYKQYSSGFYGLSTAGNVILFLMVSAIAFPVYKFLNSKEVDL